One genomic window of Eisenibacter elegans DSM 3317 includes the following:
- a CDS encoding alpha/beta fold hydrolase, giving the protein MLYYKQYFLEEGKDWVVFVHGAGGSSSIWFKQIRDFKQHFNVLLLDLRGHGRSKHFIQEYMQDRYTFKDISRDIIEVLDHLRIQQAHFVGISLGSIIIRSLGELDPSRIRSMVLGGAVIRLNVRSKFLMWFGNCVKRFVPYMWLYSFLAWVIMPRARHRHSRLLFIREAKRLYQKEFLRWYKLTSEVNPLLRYFNEKEIPIPTLYVMGDEDHMFLPQVQQVVKVHHHARLIVLPNCGHVVNIDQSEMFNQVSIQFLSNPQKGLLQLA; this is encoded by the coding sequence ATGCTCTACTACAAACAATATTTCTTGGAAGAAGGTAAAGATTGGGTGGTGTTTGTACACGGAGCCGGTGGCAGCTCCTCTATTTGGTTCAAGCAAATCCGTGATTTTAAACAGCATTTTAATGTCCTTTTGTTGGATTTGCGTGGCCACGGGCGCTCCAAACATTTTATCCAAGAGTATATGCAAGACCGCTATACTTTCAAGGATATTAGCCGCGATATTATCGAAGTACTTGACCACTTACGCATCCAACAGGCGCATTTTGTAGGTATCTCATTAGGCTCTATCATCATCCGCTCCTTGGGCGAGCTCGACCCTTCGCGCATCCGTTCGATGGTGTTGGGCGGTGCCGTTATCCGCCTCAATGTGCGCTCTAAATTCCTGATGTGGTTTGGCAACTGTGTGAAGCGTTTTGTACCCTATATGTGGCTCTATAGCTTTTTGGCTTGGGTGATAATGCCCCGCGCCCGCCACCGCCATTCGCGCCTGCTCTTTATCCGGGAAGCCAAGCGCCTCTATCAAAAAGAATTTCTCCGGTGGTACAAACTAACTAGCGAAGTAAATCCCCTGTTGCGTTATTTTAACGAAAAAGAAATTCCCATACCCACCCTCTACGTTATGGGCGATGAAGACCATATGTTCTTGCCCCAAGTACAGCAAGTAGTCAAGGTACATCACCACGCCCGCCTGATTGTCTTGCCCAACTGTGGGCACGTAGTCAATATCGACCAATCCGAAATGTTTAACCAAGTCTCCATCCAGTTTTTGAGTAACCCTCAAAAGGGATTGTTGCAGCTGGCCTAG
- the ppk2 gene encoding polyphosphate kinase 2: MPYKKANLSAEELRLLNSPAGLRALLRQKKINLKRILDTLAYEADLEALQVQMILLQQWVVDTGQRLAIIFEGRDAAGKGGTILRFTQHLVPRQMRIVALPKPTEEERGQWYFQRYVSQLPRPGEIVFFDRSWYNRAVVEPAMGFCSEEQYQRFMRQVPEFEHLLAEDGLLMIKFWFHLSKGEQAKRFRDRKKNPLKQWKLSPVDLEAQARWETFTHYRREMFAHTHLDFSPWIVVEADDKEQARLASMRYVLRQFDYPGKDETLLQADGTTVYQFDPKQPLDD; encoded by the coding sequence ATGCCCTACAAAAAAGCCAACCTAAGCGCTGAAGAATTGCGCTTACTCAATTCGCCCGCTGGGCTTCGCGCCTTATTGCGCCAGAAAAAAATCAACCTCAAACGCATACTCGACACCCTAGCCTATGAGGCAGACTTAGAAGCGCTGCAAGTACAGATGATTTTGTTGCAGCAATGGGTCGTAGATACAGGCCAGCGTCTGGCCATCATTTTTGAGGGGCGTGATGCTGCCGGCAAAGGGGGGACTATCCTGCGCTTTACCCAACACCTCGTGCCCCGACAGATGCGCATTGTCGCCCTACCCAAACCCACCGAAGAAGAACGCGGCCAGTGGTACTTCCAGCGGTATGTGAGCCAGCTACCCCGCCCGGGCGAAATCGTGTTCTTTGACCGCAGTTGGTACAACCGCGCCGTGGTAGAGCCCGCGATGGGCTTTTGTAGCGAAGAACAATACCAACGCTTTATGCGCCAAGTGCCCGAGTTTGAGCATCTCCTAGCCGAAGACGGCCTGCTGATGATCAAGTTTTGGTTTCACCTCAGCAAAGGCGAGCAGGCCAAGCGCTTCCGCGACCGCAAGAAAAACCCGCTCAAACAGTGGAAACTCAGCCCGGTAGACCTCGAAGCCCAAGCCCGTTGGGAAACCTTCACCCACTACCGCCGCGAGATGTTTGCCCATACCCACCTCGATTTCAGCCCATGGATTGTCGTAGAAGCCGACGACAAGGAGCAAGCCCGACTGGCATCGATGCGCTATGTGCTACGGCAATTTGATTATCCGGGCAAAGACGAAACCCTGCTCCAAGCCGATGGAACGACAGTCTACCAATTTGACCCCAAGCAGCCGCTGGATGATTAG
- a CDS encoding ABC transporter ATP-binding protein, with product MKSLSYLNKYFYRYKYHLFWGIVFTIISNYFSIVPAQLVRYAFDLIKETLDLYFVTEGMEAREGVYRLFAQTVLFYGALIVLMALLRGVFLFFVRQTIIVMSRLIEYDLKNEIYAHYQSLPLSFYRRSNTGDLMARISEDVSMVRMYLGPAIMYGINMITLSVMVIGYMFSINATLSFYALLPLPVLSLSIYFVNNTINRRSDRIQKQLSTLSTFAQEAFSGVRVLKAFAREQDSLRQFTDESERYRNKSLALVRVEAYFFPLILGLIGASTLLTVYVGSLEVMRGNLTAGNVAEFLIYVNMLTWPVTSLGWITSITQRAAASQARINEFLQTHSDLHSTQNLDQPISGNIRFEAVDFTYPDTGIEALKKVSFEVHPGESIAILGGTGAGKSTIANLICRLYDSSEGQIWIDEQPIQAYSLASLRSQIGYVPQDVFLFSDTIRNNVIFGLNPDEVSEEAIVQALKDADLYDNVMDFEHQLETRLGERGITLSGGQKQRLSIARAIIRQPSMLILDDALSAVDTKTENAILNALKRIMEGRTSIIISHRVSSAKLADKILVLEDGQVVEYGTHETLMLQNGFYKALHDKQLQAESAVD from the coding sequence ATGAAATCACTTAGTTATCTCAATAAATACTTCTACAGATACAAGTATCATCTTTTTTGGGGTATTGTATTCACGATTATCTCTAATTACTTCAGTATTGTTCCGGCGCAACTGGTACGCTATGCCTTTGATCTTATCAAAGAAACGCTGGATTTGTATTTTGTAACCGAGGGGATGGAAGCCCGCGAGGGGGTTTATCGTTTGTTTGCCCAGACAGTCTTGTTTTATGGTGCCTTGATTGTGCTGATGGCCTTGCTGCGGGGGGTATTCCTGTTTTTTGTCCGGCAGACCATCATCGTGATGTCTCGCTTGATAGAGTACGACCTCAAAAACGAGATTTATGCCCACTATCAGAGCCTTCCTCTGAGCTTCTACCGCCGCAGCAATACCGGCGACCTGATGGCTCGCATCTCCGAAGACGTGAGTATGGTCAGGATGTACCTCGGTCCTGCCATTATGTATGGCATCAATATGATTACGCTGAGTGTGATGGTCATTGGCTATATGTTTAGCATCAACGCCACCTTGTCTTTTTATGCCTTGTTGCCGCTTCCGGTACTCTCGCTGAGCATCTATTTTGTAAACAATACCATCAATCGCCGCTCCGACCGCATCCAGAAGCAACTCTCCACCCTGTCTACTTTTGCACAAGAGGCCTTTTCGGGGGTGCGGGTACTGAAAGCCTTTGCCCGTGAGCAAGACTCCCTCCGGCAGTTTACCGACGAAAGCGAGCGCTACCGCAACAAGTCTTTGGCCTTGGTACGGGTAGAAGCCTATTTCTTCCCCCTGATCTTGGGTTTGATTGGCGCCAGCACCCTCCTGACGGTCTATGTAGGGAGTTTGGAAGTAATGCGTGGCAACCTCACCGCCGGCAATGTAGCTGAGTTTCTGATTTATGTCAATATGTTGACTTGGCCGGTAACCTCCCTCGGATGGATTACCAGCATCACCCAGCGAGCAGCCGCTTCGCAGGCGCGCATCAATGAGTTTTTGCAAACCCATAGCGACCTCCATTCTACCCAAAACCTAGACCAGCCCATCAGCGGGAATATCCGTTTTGAGGCCGTCGATTTTACTTATCCCGACACGGGAATAGAGGCCCTGAAAAAAGTCTCGTTTGAAGTACATCCGGGCGAAAGTATTGCCATCTTGGGAGGCACTGGTGCCGGCAAAAGCACCATTGCCAACCTTATTTGCCGTCTGTATGATAGTAGCGAGGGGCAAATTTGGATAGACGAGCAGCCCATCCAAGCCTATAGCCTAGCTTCGCTGCGCAGCCAAATAGGCTACGTACCGCAGGATGTGTTTCTGTTTTCAGACACCATCCGCAATAATGTCATCTTCGGGCTCAACCCCGACGAAGTCTCGGAAGAAGCCATCGTACAGGCACTCAAAGATGCCGACTTGTATGACAACGTCATGGACTTCGAGCACCAACTCGAAACCCGCCTCGGCGAGCGGGGAATAACCCTCTCCGGAGGGCAAAAACAACGCCTCTCTATTGCCAGAGCCATTATCCGACAGCCCAGTATGCTTATTCTGGATGATGCCCTCTCTGCCGTAGATACCAAGACCGAAAACGCCATTCTCAACGCCCTCAAGCGTATCATGGAAGGCCGTACCTCTATCATCATCTCTCACAGGGTATCGTCGGCCAAGCTCGCCGACAAAATCCTCGTCCTAGAAGATGGCCAAGTGGTAGAGTATGGTACTCACGAAACGCTGATGTTGCAGAACGGATTTTATAAAGCTTTGCACGACAAGCAGCTACAGGCCGAAAGCGCAGTAGACTGA
- a CDS encoding acetyl-CoA C-acyltransferase has product MKEVYVVSIARTPIGSFLGGLSDLSATQLGAAAIKGAIARAGIEASQVQEVFMGNVVAAGLGQAPARQAALYAGIGNHVPSTTINKVCASGMKATMFAAQSIMLGHQDIIVSGGMESMSNIPHYVMKSRFGFKYGDAKLVDGLAHDGLTDAYDHNAMGVCADATAEKYKFSREAQDEFAINSYKRAAEATEKGYFKQEIVPVEIPQRKGDPVLFSEDEEYKNVKFDKIPSLRPAFTPTGTVTAANASTINDGAAALVLMSKEKAESLGLKPIARIVSFADAAQEPKWFTTAPTLAAPKALDAAGLKVSDIDYFEVNEAFAAVTMAFYTELNIDPAKVNVFGGAVSLGHPLGCSGARILVTLLNVLQHKQGRYGLAAICNGGGGASAMVVERL; this is encoded by the coding sequence ATGAAAGAAGTATATGTAGTATCCATAGCCCGCACGCCCATTGGTAGCTTTTTGGGTGGACTTTCTGACCTGAGTGCCACACAACTTGGCGCAGCCGCCATCAAAGGGGCTATAGCCCGCGCCGGTATCGAAGCCTCACAAGTACAAGAGGTATTTATGGGCAATGTGGTAGCGGCAGGCCTAGGCCAAGCCCCTGCCCGTCAGGCGGCGCTGTATGCCGGTATTGGCAATCACGTGCCCTCCACCACCATCAACAAGGTCTGCGCTTCGGGGATGAAGGCCACGATGTTTGCCGCACAATCTATTATGTTGGGGCATCAGGACATCATCGTGTCCGGTGGTATGGAGAGTATGTCCAACATCCCGCACTATGTGATGAAGTCGCGCTTTGGTTTCAAGTATGGCGATGCTAAGTTGGTAGACGGTCTGGCGCACGATGGCCTTACCGATGCCTACGACCACAATGCGATGGGTGTATGTGCTGATGCGACTGCCGAAAAGTACAAGTTCAGCCGCGAGGCGCAAGATGAGTTTGCCATCAACTCTTACAAGCGCGCTGCCGAAGCTACGGAGAAGGGCTATTTCAAGCAAGAAATTGTGCCTGTTGAGATTCCTCAGCGCAAAGGCGACCCGGTGCTCTTTTCGGAAGATGAAGAATACAAGAACGTAAAATTTGACAAGATTCCCAGCCTTCGTCCGGCTTTTACTCCCACCGGAACCGTTACGGCGGCCAACGCCTCTACCATCAACGACGGTGCGGCAGCCCTCGTACTGATGAGCAAAGAGAAGGCCGAAAGCCTTGGCCTCAAGCCTATCGCCCGCATTGTGAGCTTTGCCGATGCTGCCCAAGAGCCTAAGTGGTTTACGACGGCGCCTACCTTGGCCGCCCCTAAGGCGCTAGATGCCGCCGGACTGAAAGTGAGCGATATCGATTATTTTGAAGTCAATGAGGCTTTTGCTGCCGTTACGATGGCTTTCTACACAGAGCTCAACATCGACCCTGCCAAAGTCAACGTCTTTGGCGGAGCTGTTTCGCTAGGCCATCCGCTGGGCTGCTCTGGAGCGCGTATCTTGGTTACTTTGCTCAATGTATTGCAACACAAACAAGGCCGCTATGGCTTGGCTGCTATCTGTAATGGTGGTGGTGGTGCTTCGGCAATGGTGGTAGAGCGCCTCTAG
- a CDS encoding 3-phosphoshikimate 1-carboxyvinyltransferase, producing the protein MKDLYTLHIPAGAPLLGSLTLTGSKSESNRALLLQALACAQSGQAFRVGRVRRLASARDTQTLLRLLQTPEAAVWDVLDAGTTMRFLTAYAATQLRNKTLTGTPRMQERPIGILTEALAQLGAEIEYLGKPGYPPIRLNATRPFTQKTQQLSIDGSVSSQFVSALLMVAPTLPLGLSLRLVGHIASRPYLEMTLAQMKAFGVNHKWEGDSIHIQPQTYQEADFAVEADWSGASYWYSLVALRPGSRLQLQGLKPRSLQGDQAISRLMQPLGVNTTPTADGMLLEHTFHPAAAMPQVWDFDRCPDLAQTVLACAAAKGVAMPRIVGLESLRIKETDRIAAMQAELQKLGADLQALDAHTWALVPPTQPLPERLQIHTYDDHRMAMAFAPLAACIAEVLIDDPQVVAKSYPGFWDDLRSLGVEVA; encoded by the coding sequence ATGAAAGACCTATATACACTCCATATTCCGGCAGGTGCTCCCCTGTTGGGAAGTCTTACCCTCACAGGCTCCAAAAGCGAAAGTAACCGTGCGCTGCTGCTACAGGCCTTGGCTTGTGCGCAGAGCGGCCAAGCGTTTCGTGTGGGCAGGGTACGCCGCCTAGCCAGCGCCCGCGACACCCAAACGCTCTTACGCCTGCTCCAAACGCCTGAGGCAGCAGTGTGGGATGTATTGGATGCCGGAACCACGATGCGCTTTCTGACGGCCTATGCTGCCACCCAACTACGCAACAAAACCCTGACCGGCACCCCACGGATGCAAGAGCGTCCTATCGGTATTTTGACAGAAGCGCTGGCGCAATTAGGAGCAGAAATCGAGTATCTCGGCAAGCCCGGCTACCCCCCCATACGGCTGAATGCAACGCGTCCATTCACCCAAAAAACCCAGCAACTGAGCATCGATGGCAGCGTCAGCAGTCAGTTTGTATCGGCCTTGCTGATGGTAGCCCCTACCCTGCCTCTAGGGCTGAGCCTACGCTTGGTCGGGCATATTGCCTCTCGCCCCTACCTCGAAATGACCTTGGCACAGATGAAGGCTTTTGGGGTCAATCATAAATGGGAGGGCGACAGCATCCACATCCAACCCCAAACTTATCAAGAGGCTGATTTTGCCGTAGAAGCCGATTGGTCTGGGGCTAGCTACTGGTACAGCCTAGTGGCGCTGCGCCCGGGCAGCCGCCTACAGCTCCAAGGTCTCAAACCCCGCTCCCTCCAAGGCGACCAAGCCATCAGCCGGCTAATGCAGCCCCTAGGGGTCAATACAACTCCTACCGCAGACGGAATGCTGCTCGAACACACGTTCCATCCTGCGGCTGCAATGCCCCAAGTATGGGATTTTGACCGCTGCCCCGACCTCGCCCAAACGGTATTGGCCTGCGCCGCCGCCAAAGGAGTAGCAATGCCGCGCATTGTCGGGCTAGAAAGCCTGCGCATCAAGGAAACAGACCGAATTGCAGCGATGCAAGCCGAGCTCCAAAAACTAGGTGCTGATTTGCAAGCACTTGATGCCCATACTTGGGCGCTTGTGCCACCAACACAGCCGCTCCCAGAGCGCCTACAAATACATACCTACGACGACCACAGGATGGCCATGGCCTTTGCCCCGCTGGCAGCCTGCATTGCAGAAGTACTCATAGACGACCCTCAGGTCGTGGCCAAGTCTTATCCCGGCTTCTGGGATGACCTCAGAAGTTTGGGGGTGGAGGTGGCATAA
- a CDS encoding GNAT family N-acetyltransferase: protein MQVLNLTTASAQDWARIQALAHATWPDTFGNILTQEQIAYMLDWMYSQSSLLEQMQRGDVFLIAHDAAQDLGFAGYALHTPEAGYCKLHKLYIHPQAQGRGLGRKLLDEVVAATRKAALHTLSLNVNRYNQAAIAFYQHYGFRIAKEENIDIGQGFWMEDFVMEMDM, encoded by the coding sequence ATGCAAGTTTTAAATCTTACCACGGCCAGCGCCCAAGATTGGGCACGCATCCAGGCCCTTGCCCACGCTACTTGGCCTGATACGTTTGGAAACATCCTGACGCAGGAGCAGATTGCGTATATGCTGGATTGGATGTATAGCCAATCCTCACTCTTGGAGCAGATGCAGCGGGGCGATGTGTTTTTGATTGCCCACGATGCTGCGCAAGATCTCGGTTTTGCCGGATATGCCCTCCATACCCCGGAGGCAGGCTATTGCAAACTCCACAAGCTCTACATACACCCACAAGCTCAGGGCAGGGGCCTAGGTCGAAAGCTGCTCGATGAGGTCGTGGCTGCCACCCGAAAAGCAGCCTTACACACCCTCTCGCTCAATGTGAACCGCTACAATCAGGCAGCCATCGCCTTTTACCAACACTATGGCTTCCGCATTGCCAAAGAAGAAAATATCGACATCGGGCAGGGCTTTTGGATGGAAGATTTTGTGATGGAAATGGATATGTAA
- a CDS encoding alpha/beta fold hydrolase has product MKKKLAYFFLILIALLAAALLWFAKADIPVETLKERYTNEASQFVRIQGMDVHYRVEGQGAHTVVLLHGTGASLHTWEPWVDSLKADFKVVTLDLPAFGLTGPHPKADYSLDAYVAFLYEFTQALKLESFHLGGNSLGGGIAWNYTLAHPEQVLSLVLVDASGYPSNRKSPWVFRLARQGGLNQIVRYVTPKFFFKKNLLDVYADPNKVTDALVERYYELGLREGNRQAFIDRSKTTYTNRADQIPNIRQPTLIQWGREDRWIPLEHGERFAEDLPNARLVVYDNAGHVPMEEIPAETAADVKRFLKAQANLK; this is encoded by the coding sequence ATGAAAAAGAAACTAGCCTATTTTTTCCTCATCCTCATTGCTTTGTTGGCCGCCGCCTTGTTGTGGTTTGCCAAGGCCGACATACCCGTCGAAACACTCAAGGAGCGCTACACCAACGAAGCCTCGCAGTTTGTCCGCATCCAAGGGATGGATGTACACTACCGTGTGGAAGGGCAGGGCGCGCATACGGTGGTGCTGCTACACGGCACAGGGGCCTCGCTACATACTTGGGAGCCTTGGGTAGATAGCCTAAAGGCTGATTTCAAGGTGGTTACCTTAGATTTGCCTGCTTTTGGCCTTACAGGGCCACACCCCAAGGCGGACTACTCCCTAGATGCCTATGTCGCGTTTTTGTATGAGTTTACACAAGCGCTCAAGCTAGAAAGTTTCCACCTCGGAGGGAACTCCTTGGGTGGGGGCATTGCCTGGAACTATACCTTGGCACATCCCGAGCAAGTGCTGTCGCTGGTTTTGGTAGATGCTTCGGGCTACCCCTCCAACCGCAAGTCGCCTTGGGTCTTTAGGCTTGCCCGGCAGGGAGGGCTGAATCAAATCGTAAGGTATGTAACGCCCAAGTTCTTTTTTAAGAAAAACTTACTCGATGTATATGCCGACCCCAACAAGGTTACCGACGCACTGGTGGAGCGTTACTATGAGCTAGGGCTGCGAGAAGGTAACCGACAAGCCTTTATAGACCGCTCCAAAACCACCTACACCAACCGCGCCGACCAAATTCCCAACATCCGGCAACCCACGCTTATTCAGTGGGGGCGAGAAGATCGCTGGATTCCCCTAGAACATGGGGAGCGCTTTGCCGAAGACCTGCCCAACGCCCGTTTGGTTGTATATGACAACGCCGGACACGTGCCGATGGAGGAGATTCCTGCCGAAACTGCCGCCGATGTCAAACGGTTTTTGAAGGCACAAGCCAATCTCAAGTAA
- a CDS encoding SDR family oxidoreductase, whose translation MHTLLDLSGKRALIGGASQGIGKAVALLLAEMGASVTLLARNEAMLQTLCKTLPNNGNQEHHVLAADLQDTEALAQIIDRYAYQHNIHILVHNTGGPPAGQAHLADAEAYQLAFAQHLLSGQILVKALLPAMQQAKYGRIINIISTSVKQPIAGLGVSNTIRGAVANWAKTLSLELGAEGITVNNVLPGYTKTARLYDLIDFRAEQNGKPSIEVEREMIRQIPVGRFAEPAEIAQAVAFLASPAAAYINGINLPVDGGRTGSL comes from the coding sequence ATGCACACACTACTTGACCTGTCGGGCAAACGCGCCCTCATAGGCGGAGCCAGCCAAGGAATTGGCAAGGCCGTCGCCCTGCTCTTGGCCGAAATGGGGGCTTCGGTTACCCTACTGGCCCGCAACGAGGCGATGCTACAAACGCTTTGCAAGACCTTGCCCAACAATGGCAACCAAGAACACCACGTCTTGGCTGCCGACCTGCAAGATACCGAGGCCTTGGCACAAATCATCGACCGCTACGCCTATCAACACAATATCCATATCCTTGTACACAATACCGGTGGACCACCCGCAGGGCAGGCACACTTGGCCGATGCTGAAGCCTATCAACTAGCCTTTGCCCAACACCTCCTCAGCGGCCAGATTTTGGTGAAAGCCCTGCTCCCGGCGATGCAGCAGGCCAAATATGGACGCATTATCAACATCATTTCTACCTCTGTCAAGCAGCCCATCGCCGGGTTGGGGGTATCCAACACCATCCGAGGGGCAGTGGCCAACTGGGCCAAAACCCTTTCCCTTGAGCTTGGAGCAGAAGGCATTACGGTCAACAACGTATTGCCGGGCTATACCAAGACCGCCCGCTTGTATGATTTGATAGATTTTCGCGCCGAGCAAAACGGCAAGCCCAGCATAGAGGTCGAGCGCGAGATGATTCGGCAGATTCCCGTAGGGCGCTTTGCCGAGCCCGCCGAAATTGCCCAGGCCGTCGCCTTTTTGGCCAGCCCGGCAGCAGCCTATATCAATGGCATCAACCTGCCCGTAGATGGCGGGCGTACCGGAAGTTTATAA
- a CDS encoding lysylphosphatidylglycerol synthase transmembrane domain-containing protein codes for MTQITQEESNILRQLSPRRIIIPTLLGLGITAYLFYTSVDFDTLLPSLSKASGVWIVLALLTLFIRDGFYIYRIRYLTQKELTWTGSFYTIMLWEFSSAISPSAVGGTALASLLLTKEGIPFGKSLAYVMVSAVLDNLFFVIVGGVVLALHWSRVYPVALFPTVEGFAVQNLFLVAYFSVAAYNFLMMYGLFYKPEAIRWLFIKGTSWGWMKRFQAAAQKQGDELVIASAALKNVGLGYWMRAIGATFAVWTSRYLIVNCLLAAFVGLAFTDHLLIFSRHVLLWVILLIGFTPGAAGFAEISFQAFFGNYTEGIVAITIVALMWRIVTYYPYLITGAIFLPRWLKRVY; via the coding sequence ATGACACAAATCACCCAAGAAGAAAGCAATATCTTACGCCAGCTCAGCCCCCGGCGGATTATCATCCCTACTTTGTTGGGGTTGGGCATTACAGCGTACTTGTTCTATACCAGCGTAGACTTTGACACCTTATTGCCCAGCCTGTCCAAGGCCAGCGGGGTTTGGATTGTGTTGGCATTGTTGACCTTGTTCATCAGAGACGGCTTTTACATTTACCGCATCCGATATCTGACGCAGAAGGAGCTGACTTGGACGGGCAGTTTCTATACCATTATGCTCTGGGAGTTTTCCTCGGCCATCAGCCCCTCTGCCGTAGGCGGAACAGCGCTGGCTAGCTTGCTATTGACCAAAGAGGGCATTCCCTTCGGCAAGTCCTTGGCCTATGTAATGGTTTCGGCAGTGCTCGACAACCTGTTTTTTGTCATCGTAGGAGGGGTTGTACTGGCCTTGCATTGGAGTAGGGTATATCCTGTGGCGCTTTTCCCTACCGTCGAGGGTTTTGCTGTCCAAAACCTGTTTTTGGTAGCCTATTTTAGTGTGGCTGCTTATAATTTTTTGATGATGTATGGGCTGTTTTACAAACCCGAGGCTATCCGCTGGCTCTTCATCAAGGGTACTTCTTGGGGCTGGATGAAGCGCTTTCAGGCGGCAGCCCAAAAACAAGGGGATGAGCTGGTCATTGCCTCTGCCGCCCTCAAAAACGTAGGCTTGGGCTACTGGATGCGCGCCATCGGAGCCACCTTTGCTGTCTGGACTTCGCGCTACCTCATTGTCAATTGCCTCTTGGCAGCCTTTGTAGGGCTGGCCTTTACAGACCACCTGCTGATTTTCTCCCGTCACGTGTTGCTTTGGGTAATCTTATTGATTGGCTTTACACCGGGGGCTGCCGGCTTCGCCGAAATTTCTTTCCAAGCCTTTTTTGGGAACTATACCGAGGGTATTGTGGCCATCACCATCGTAGCGCTGATGTGGCGCATCGTAACCTACTACCCCTACCTCATTACCGGGGCTATTTTCTTGCCCCGCTGGCTCAAAAGGGTGTATTAG
- a CDS encoding POTRA domain-containing protein produces the protein MPLDSGQYTAPFVIIEEVIIQGNRLTKERIILRELDIAIGDTLWAAKQDTVLFRNKNKIFNTDLFTQVKVELQEGSVAGQKKLLIDLQERWYIFPIPLIDLVDRSLNEWWYNQGGDLNRLTYGMVFTQRNLFGLNQTLEGVIQLGFLKRFGVKYAIPYLNQAQTWGMQIATAYTQRIAVPYETVEHQLRFVEASDLGQSLEDRFNTAVSFSRRGAFYTFHSFELGYNYNQAADTVIGLNPNYYLNGRNHQRYLTLRYLFKLELRDVVAYPLRGSVLLLGLTKLGLPPLNDVDMLHINVGYGKYWQLGSKASNWFVETNALGRLTFLNQQPYANALGLGYQNAFLRGYELYVIDGQSYVLSKNALKYRLFDVVKTLNFIPLSQFKKVPLAAYLNIHTDLGYVRDDVFRRENNRFSNRPIYGIGAGLDVVSYYNSVFSFNYSMNIAQEWGLFVNFSAKF, from the coding sequence ATGCCCTTAGACTCAGGCCAATATACCGCGCCATTTGTCATCATTGAAGAGGTAATCATTCAAGGCAATCGCCTGACAAAAGAGCGCATTATCTTGAGAGAGCTGGATATAGCGATAGGCGATACCTTGTGGGCAGCCAAACAAGACACGGTTTTATTTAGAAATAAGAACAAGATATTTAACACCGATCTTTTTACCCAAGTCAAAGTAGAGTTACAAGAAGGGTCGGTTGCGGGTCAGAAGAAATTGCTCATAGACCTTCAAGAGCGTTGGTATATTTTTCCTATCCCATTAATTGACCTCGTAGACCGCAGCCTGAACGAATGGTGGTACAACCAAGGGGGCGACCTCAATCGGCTTACCTACGGGATGGTCTTTACCCAACGCAATCTCTTCGGCCTCAATCAAACTTTGGAAGGGGTGATACAACTAGGTTTTCTAAAGCGCTTCGGAGTCAAATATGCCATCCCATACCTGAACCAAGCACAAACCTGGGGGATGCAAATCGCTACGGCCTATACCCAGCGCATTGCAGTACCTTATGAGACGGTAGAGCACCAACTCCGATTTGTGGAGGCTTCTGATTTGGGGCAAAGCCTCGAAGACCGCTTCAATACAGCTGTGAGCTTCAGCCGGAGAGGCGCTTTTTATACTTTCCATAGTTTTGAGCTGGGCTACAACTATAACCAAGCTGCCGACACTGTCATTGGCCTCAACCCCAACTACTATCTCAACGGGCGCAATCACCAACGCTATCTGACATTACGCTATCTCTTCAAGCTAGAGTTGCGCGATGTCGTTGCATACCCCTTGCGGGGCAGTGTATTGCTTTTGGGCTTGACAAAACTAGGCCTGCCACCCCTCAACGATGTAGATATGCTCCATATCAATGTAGGCTACGGGAAATACTGGCAGTTGGGAAGCAAGGCCAGCAATTGGTTTGTGGAGACTAACGCCTTGGGACGGTTGACCTTTCTCAATCAACAGCCTTATGCCAATGCCTTGGGCCTGGGCTATCAGAATGCTTTTTTGAGAGGTTATGAATTGTATGTGATTGATGGCCAAAGCTATGTCTTGAGTAAGAACGCACTCAAATACCGCCTTTTTGATGTAGTCAAAACCCTGAACTTTATCCCCTTGTCTCAGTTCAAAAAAGTCCCGCTGGCCGCCTACCTCAACATCCATACAGACCTTGGGTATGTGCGGGATGATGTGTTTAGGCGCGAAAACAACCGCTTTTCTAACCGCCCTATCTATGGCATTGGGGCAGGGCTTGATGTTGTGAGTTATTACAACTCCGTCTTCTCTTTCAATTATTCGATGAATATAGCCCAAGAATGGGGGCTTTTTGTCAACTTCTCGGCAAAGTTTTAG